A single Primulina eburnea isolate SZY01 chromosome 11, ASM2296580v1, whole genome shotgun sequence DNA region contains:
- the LOC140806114 gene encoding uncharacterized protein produces MAEIKLSEMRDLTRIERIGAHSHIRGLGLDSALEPRYSSEGIVGQTSARKAAGVIVKMVQEGKIAGRAVLLAGHPGTGKTAIAMGMAKSLGQETPFAMLAGSELFSLEMSKTEALMQAFRKAIGVRIKEETEVIEGEVVEVQIDRPAVAGAASKTGKLTLKTTEMETVYDLGVKMIEALGKEKVQSGDVIAIDKASGKITKLGRSFSRSRDYDAMGAQTKFLQCPDGELQKRKEVVHCVTLHEIDVINSRTQGFLALFTGDTGEIRAEVREQIDTKVAEWREEGKAEIIPGVLFIDEVHMLDIECFSFLNRALENDMAPIVVVATNRGITSIRGTKYRSPHGIPIDFLDRLLIISTQPYTPDDIRKILDIRCQEEDVEMSEDAMVLLTKIGENTSLRYAINLITSAALACQKRKGKLVDIEDISRVYELFFDVKRSTQYLMEYQSQYMFSEVPAAEGDDNEANAMIS; encoded by the exons ATGGCGGAAATCAAGCTTTCCGAGATGCGAGATTTGACCCGAATTGAAAGAATCGGAGCTCATTCCCATATCCGGGGCCTGGGCCTCGACTCCGCCCTTGAACCACGCTATTCCTCCGAGGGTATAGTCGGCCAGACCTCCGCCCGGAAAGCAGCCGGAGTAATCGTTAAGATGGTGCAAGAAGGAAAAATTGCCGGACGAGCGGTGCTCCTAGCTGGTCATCCCGGCACCGGAAAGACTGCTATCGCTATGGGCATGGCCAAATCCCTCGGCCAAGAAACCCCTTTTGCTATGCTTGCTGGAAGTGAGTTGTTTTCCCTCGAGATGTCGAAAACTGAGGCGTTGATGCAGGCCTTCAGGAAGGCTATCGGGGTTAGAATTAAGGAGGAAACTGAGGTGATTGAAGGTGAAGTGGTGGAGGTACAGATTGACCGGCCTGCGGTGGCGGGGGCCGCTTCGAAGACCGGGAAGCTGACTCTAAAGACCACAGAGATGGAGACGGTGTATGATTTGGGGGTGAAGATGATTGAGGCGTTGGGGAAGGAGAAAGTGCAGAGTGGGGACGTGATTGCCATTGACAAGGCATCTGGGAAAATAACGAAGCTGGGTAGATCTTTCTCGAGGTCTCGGGATTATGATGCCATGGGGGCGCAGACCAAGTTCTTGCAGTGCCCTGACGGAGAGCTGCAAAAGAGGAAGGAGGTCGTGCATTGCGTTACCCTTCACGAGATAGATGTTATCAACAGCAG AACACAGGGATTTTTAGCTTTGTTCACTGGTGATACCGGTGAAATTCGTGCTGAAGTTAGGGAACAAATTGATACAAAGGTTGCTGAGTGGAGGGAGGAAGGAAAAGCGGAAATCATACCAGGTGTACTTTTTATCGACGAAGTTCACATGCTTGACATTGAGTGCTTTTCTTTCTTGAACCGTGCATTGGAGAATGATATGGCACCTATAGTAGTGGTTGCCACCAACAGAGGAATTACTTCTATTCGAGGAACAAAATACAGATCCCCACATGGTATTCCAATTGATTTTCTTGATCGTCTGTTAATCATCTCTACACAACCGTATACACCAGATGATATTCGAAAAATCTTGGACATCCGATGCCAAGAGGAAGATGTAGAAATGTCTGAAGATGCTATGGTATTGTTGACGAAAATTGGAGAGAATACTTCTTTGAGATATGCCATAAACCTGATCACGTCTGCGGCTTTGGCCTGCCAAAAACGGAAGGGAAAGCTTGTGGATATTGAAGACATTAGCAGAGTTTATGAGCTATTTTTTGATGTAAAGAGGTCGACACAATACTTAATGGAATATCAAAGTCAATACATGTTCAGTGAGGTGCCAGCAGCAGAGGGAGATGACAATGAAGCCAATGCTATGATTTCATAG